A single region of the Branchiostoma lanceolatum isolate klBraLanc5 chromosome 1, klBraLanc5.hap2, whole genome shotgun sequence genome encodes:
- the LOC136435185 gene encoding acidic phospholipase A2 PLA-1-like yields the protein MAAFGTRITVVLAAFLVAESLCQAVGVDHLIEQPVDQPKSRAKRDLFSLSGVIRCVTGNSALLMYNNYGCFCGRGGGKGQPVDDIDRCCVAHDKCYSLPTWFNALFVIYPYRCIGHTVTCTSRNWLRRDVCECDKALAECFARSVYNRRFKNYPYCGALQPEDPAVDTGKEPAVDTGKEPTVDAGKEEKPWVGSGDGYDRFLS from the exons ATGGCGGCGTTCGGCACTAGAATCACCGTTGTGTTGGCTGCCTTTCTAGTAGCAG AGTCTTTGTGCCAGGCCGTGGGCGTGGACCATCTCATTGAGCAGCCCGTGGACCAGCCGAAGTCCCGCGCCAAGCGCGACCTGTTCTCCCTGTCCGGAGTGATCCGGTGTGTGACCGGGAACAGCGCCCTGCTCATGTACAACAACTACGGCTGCTTctgtgggaggggagggggcaaaGGGCAGCCGGTGGACGATATCGACAG GTGTTGCGTGGCGCACGACAAGTGCTACTCCCTGCCCACCTGGTTCAACGCGCTATTCGTCATCTATCCGTACAGGTGTATCGGCCACACCGTTACATGCA CCAGCCGTAACTGGCTGAGACGTGACGTGTGCGAGTGTGACAAGGCGCTTGCGGAGTGCTTCGCCCGTTCGGTGTACAACAGACGCTTCAAGAACTACCCGTACTGCGGCGCCTTGCAACCAGAGGACCCCGCAGTGGACACTGGGAAGGAACCTGCTGTGGACACTGGGAAGGAACCCACAGTGGATGCTGGGAAGGAGGAGAAACCTTGGGTCGGGTCAGGGGATGGCTATGACCGTTTCCTCAGTTAA
- the LOC136435100 gene encoding uncharacterized protein has product MTEPTLTSVWWSDNTTYTTTSLQTEAINTTTQVPPTPCRVDICTCSTAECSSYIIWAVTGTFLGTGLLCGLIMVLIWRCNLCRFRQATLERVEERYRIDSLALPPHESLRRVSHRYEGRSRWYAGPGDSHVNLGFQSDETPDDYISGGSRIQMMVENGAVENGHGRAHAHTFHHYRKKESNVSNIYENPMSVKRSSEALAGRYATFPRAEQPQHKLSTASGVYEIPIDWPGDATDERKISSVSSYYESPVLQGLEAARHDKDVFELEGVRRESTVSGVYVTPMSSVRYRSNPDMSGIQEEDADLVHRESRRKSTVYDAPMPELPSRNGRRPSPIPELPPRQNSLPPNVATIGTSPQARPRADRTPPPRHLSMAEKLVASEQDSSIGYGREAASDDDQDFEDRDRRRKSTVYDAPMPELPPTAARQVSTPEVSPREAMYKNYGGKNDGDDESFSDEVPPCPLGDAPAPPMGAVPARPTGGAPSPPSSAVPSPSTRRVPTFPELITPALPDSAAPVFPEDLAPAFPDDRTPAAQTPAIRTSLPAYLTRDRRDSVGSMDTLASEPLSERQTHFEMRKIDFDFIPAPDYPEDDEVPVPNEAADRRQHAHSQSLQNREEEYYRGYETNNDADVTFIS; this is encoded by the exons ATGACAG AACCAACGTTAACGTCAGTCTGGTGGAGCGACAACACGACATATACAACAACGTCACTACAAACAGAAGCCATCAACACAACCACACAGGTACCTCCAACCCCGTGTAGAGTGGACATCTGTACATGTTCTACGGCGGAATGCTCCAGCTACATCATCTGGGCGGTGACGGGAACGTTCCTGGGCACCGGCCTGCTCTGCGGTCTCATCATGGTGCTCATCTGGCGGTGCAATCTCTGTCGATTCCGCCAGGCGACGCTCGAACGAGTCGAGGAACGGTACCGTATCGACAGCCTGGCGCTGCCGCCACATGAATCCCTCCGCAGGGTCTCGCACCGGTACGAAGGCAGGAGCAG ATGGTACGCCGGGCCCGGAGACTCTCACGTTAACCTGGGCTTCCAGAGCGACGAGACGCCGGACGACTACATCTCCGGCGGCTCCCGAATTCAG ATGATGGTCGAAAACGGCGCGGTGGAGAACGGGCACGGACGCGCACATGCGCACACGTTCCACCACTACAGGAAGAAAGAGTCCAACGTCTCCAACATCTACGAGAACCCGATGTCGGTGAAGCGCTCATCGGAAGCGCTAGCGGGGCGCTACGCGACGTTTCCTCGAGCGGAACAACCTCAGCACAAATTATCCACGGCGTCTGGGGTGTATGAGATCCCCATAGACTGGCCGGGAGACGCTACCGATGAAAGGAAGATTTCCTCTGTATCGTCTTACTACGAATCCCCTGTACTCCAAGGCTTGGAGGCGGCAAGACACGACAAAGATGTCTTTGAGCTTGAAGGAGTAAGAAGGGAGTCTACCGTCTCGGGTGTGTATGTGACACCGATGTCTTCTGTGAGGTACCGGAGCAACCCGGACATGTCGGGCATACAGGAGGAAGATGCGGACTTGGTCCACCGAGAGTCGCGGCGCAAGTCGACGGTGTACGACGCGCCGATGCCCGAACTGCCATCGCGGAATGGCCGCCGGCCTTCCCCAATACCAGAGCTGCCCCCGAGGCAAAATAGCCTGCCGCCGAACGTAGCGACGATAGGGACCAGCCCACAAGCGCGTCCGCGTGCAGATAGGACACCACCACCAAGGCATCTTTCGATGGCAGAGAAGCTAGTCGCGTCGGAGCAAGACAGCTCCATTGGCTATGGCCGAGAGGCAGCCTCAGATGACGATCAGGACTTTGAGGACCGCGACCGGCGACGCAAGTCCACGGTGTACGACGCACCCATGCCCGAACTCCCTCCCACAGCGGCACGGCAGGTTTCAACACCGGAGGTGTCACCACGGGAGGCTATGTACAAAAATTACGGAGGCAaaaatgatggtgatgatgaatcATTCTCAGACGAAGTGCCACCTTGTCCACTTGGCGATGCACCAGCGCCTCCTATGGGTGCAGTACCAGCGCGCCCAACAGGTGGTGCCCCGTCGCCACCAAGCAGTGCAGTACCGTCGCCTTCCACCAGGAGAGTGCCAACATTCCCAGAACTTATTACACCTGCGCTTCCAGATAGTGCCGCGCCTGTGTTCCCAGAAGATCTCGCACCAGCGTTCCCAGACGATCGCACACCAGCGGCCCAGACACCTGCGATACGAACGTCGCTCCCGGCCTACCTGACACGTGACCGCCGGGACTCTGTCGGTTCAATGGACACACTGGCGTCCGAACCGCTGTCCGAGCGCCAAACCCACTTCGAGATGCGGAAAATAGACTTCGACTTCATACCGGCGCCGGATTATCCCGAAGATGACGAAGTTCCGGTCCCAAACGAAGCGGCAGATCGCAGACAACATGCGCACAGTCAATCATTGCAAAACAGGGAGGAGGAATATTACCGAGgatatgaaacaaacaatgacGCAGATGTAACGTTCATTTCTTAG